One Candidatus Binatia bacterium DNA window includes the following coding sequences:
- a CDS encoding AMP-binding protein, producing the protein MAEPIAITAPFTIGGQIEARAQHPALEKKIFLMHGDRTWTYRQYRDESVRTGHFLLRRLGSIDDARPGHVAMILENHLELLALYGGCAYAGLLLFGVNTGLRGGVLSGVINQSQARILIVDERFLPEVERVRQELPAIAPENILVLPTQPGGKVPASVDLRACVAAEVGGPEKSLDAPGVDVAPDRNLMIIYTSGTTGLPKGINNNHMKLCGIGLGVSSNLGLTPDDVGYACMPLFHSNSIFLGLMPALWASGSLGIRERFSASQFVPDVLRYGSTFWNYVGEPVHYVLGAIEREYGGDEARIAAEITRNPRNKLRWAVGNGAAPPDIEKFSAWMGLDDMFELYGSTEAAISTFRRRGDPRGSVGEITDTAVKIIDSAGRECPPAEIGPDGKLLNYEQCVGEICRVAEDTALFQGYFDNPGANSDKYRDGVYHSGDLGHILERDGRRYLFFDGRTDDWIRKDGENFSAAQVGRILSEHRDVALAVAYGVPCAVSDEHVMAAVKLRGGAKFDPKAFFDWCEAQVSGGSLDPKWFPDYVRVVDDFEYTQTQKVLVRNMKKVHFDLQRLPAGTQVYYRRRGDDRYRPLAPADYDALRKEFEKSERAHLLDR; encoded by the coding sequence ATGGCAGAACCAATCGCAATCACCGCGCCGTTTACCATCGGCGGCCAGATCGAGGCGCGGGCACAGCACCCGGCGCTCGAGAAGAAGATTTTCCTGATGCACGGCGACCGCACCTGGACGTATCGCCAGTATCGTGACGAGTCGGTGCGCACGGGGCACTTCCTGTTGCGCCGCCTCGGCTCGATCGACGATGCACGTCCGGGGCACGTCGCCATGATCCTGGAAAACCACCTCGAACTCCTGGCGTTGTACGGCGGCTGTGCCTATGCCGGATTACTGCTGTTCGGCGTCAACACGGGCCTGCGCGGCGGCGTGCTCTCCGGGGTCATCAATCAGTCGCAGGCGCGGATTCTCATCGTGGACGAGCGCTTCCTGCCCGAGGTGGAGCGCGTCAGGCAAGAGCTGCCGGCGATCGCGCCGGAGAACATCCTCGTGCTGCCAACGCAGCCGGGGGGCAAGGTGCCGGCAAGCGTCGATCTGCGAGCCTGTGTGGCAGCCGAGGTCGGTGGTCCCGAGAAGTCGCTCGACGCACCCGGGGTCGACGTCGCCCCGGATCGCAACCTCATGATCATCTACACCTCCGGGACCACCGGTCTGCCCAAGGGCATCAACAACAACCACATGAAACTCTGCGGCATCGGCCTCGGGGTGTCGTCGAATCTGGGCCTCACGCCCGACGATGTCGGTTATGCTTGCATGCCGCTGTTCCACTCGAATTCCATCTTCCTCGGTCTTATGCCGGCACTGTGGGCGAGCGGCAGTCTCGGTATCCGCGAGCGCTTCAGCGCCAGTCAGTTCGTGCCCGACGTGTTGCGGTACGGTTCAACTTTCTGGAACTACGTAGGCGAACCGGTGCACTACGTGCTCGGCGCTATCGAGCGCGAGTACGGCGGCGACGAGGCGCGCATCGCGGCGGAGATCACCAGGAATCCGCGCAACAAGTTGCGCTGGGCCGTCGGCAACGGCGCGGCGCCGCCGGACATCGAGAAGTTCAGTGCCTGGATGGGTCTCGATGACATGTTCGAGCTTTACGGCTCGACCGAGGCTGCCATCAGCACTTTCCGGCGCCGAGGCGACCCGCGCGGCAGCGTCGGCGAGATAACCGATACCGCGGTGAAGATAATCGACAGCGCGGGCCGCGAGTGCCCGCCGGCCGAGATCGGTCCGGACGGCAAGCTTCTGAACTACGAGCAGTGCGTCGGCGAGATCTGCCGGGTCGCCGAGGATACGGCACTCTTTCAGGGTTACTTCGACAATCCGGGCGCCAACAGCGACAAGTACCGCGACGGCGTCTACCACTCCGGCGATCTCGGGCACATCCTCGAACGGGATGGCAGGCGTTATCTGTTCTTCGATGGGCGAACGGACGACTGGATCCGCAAGGACGGCGAGAATTTTTCCGCGGCCCAGGTGGGCCGCATTCTTTCCGAGCACCGGGACGTTGCGCTGGCGGTGGCTTACGGAGTGCCGTGCGCGGTTTCGGACGAGCACGTAATGGCCGCCGTGAAGCTGCGCGGCGGCGCGAAGTTCGACCCCAAGGCGTTCTTCGATTGGTGCGAAGCCCAGGTGAGCGGCGGGAGTCTGGATCCGAAGTGGTTTCCGGACTACGTGCGCGTCGTCGACGACTTCGAGTACACGCAAACGCAGAAGGTGCTGGTGCGCAACATGAAGAAGGTTCACTTCGACCTCCAGCGTTTGCCGGCGGGTACGCAGGTCTACTACCGGCGGCGCGGCGACGACCGGTATCGGCCCCTCGCACCTGCCGATTACGACGCGTTGCGCAAGGAGTTCGAGAAATCGGAGCGTGCGCATCTGTTGGACCGGTAG
- a CDS encoding LLM class flavin-dependent oxidoreductase, whose translation MYLKLGIVPFWKGYDRKGVLRAAQLADDLGYDSIWIPEAWAYEQFQLLTEIAVHTKRIKLGTGIANVFSRSAGLLAMSAATLDEISEGRVILGLGTSGKVVVENFHGVPYEKPLTRMRDSIKIMRTLWRGDRLSPDLSRLFALRHFKLEMKPLRPDIPVYVASLQEKAVKEIGQIADGWLPTFWPYRCFKEGLALVAEGARAAGRNPAAIELAPFVACVPIDDRAAARALVKPGVSFYIGGMGVYYHEMFCRFGFKENADLVRDLYNRGQRREAAAAVSDELMDAISICGPLAYCKEKLAEWHDCGMGAGLLNLPQNVPQELTETFLRQLAPQ comes from the coding sequence ATGTATTTGAAGCTGGGAATTGTGCCGTTCTGGAAGGGGTACGACCGCAAGGGGGTGCTGCGCGCAGCCCAGCTTGCCGACGACCTCGGCTACGACTCGATCTGGATACCGGAAGCCTGGGCATACGAGCAGTTTCAATTGCTCACCGAAATCGCGGTGCACACGAAGCGGATCAAGCTGGGCACCGGAATTGCCAACGTGTTCAGTCGGTCGGCCGGATTGCTGGCGATGAGTGCGGCGACGCTCGACGAGATCTCCGAGGGGAGGGTCATCCTCGGGCTCGGTACGAGCGGCAAGGTCGTCGTCGAAAACTTCCACGGCGTTCCCTATGAAAAGCCGCTGACCCGAATGCGCGATAGTATCAAGATCATGCGCACGCTCTGGCGCGGCGACCGGTTGTCGCCGGATCTCAGTCGGCTGTTCGCGCTCCGCCACTTCAAGCTCGAGATGAAGCCGTTGCGCCCCGATATTCCGGTTTACGTCGCCTCGCTCCAGGAGAAGGCCGTTAAGGAGATCGGGCAGATCGCCGACGGCTGGTTGCCGACCTTCTGGCCGTACAGGTGCTTCAAGGAAGGTCTGGCCCTCGTGGCGGAAGGGGCGCGGGCGGCGGGGCGAAACCCGGCGGCAATAGAGCTGGCGCCGTTTGTGGCCTGCGTGCCCATCGACGATCGCGCGGCGGCGCGGGCGCTGGTCAAGCCGGGCGTCTCCTTCTACATAGGTGGCATGGGCGTCTATTACCACGAGATGTTCTGCCGCTTCGGCTTCAAGGAGAACGCCGACCTCGTGCGTGATCTCTACAACCGCGGACAGCGCCGTGAAGCCGCCGCCGCCGTCAGCGACGAGCTGATGGATGCCATCAGCATCTGCGGGCCGCTCGCTTACTGCAAGGAGAAGCTGGCGGAGTGGCATGACTGCGGCATGGGAGCCGGGTTGCTGAATCTGCCGCAGAACGTACCGCAGGAATTGACCGAGACGTTTCTGCGACAGCTTGCGCCGCAGTGA